Proteins from a genomic interval of Aureimonas sp. AU20:
- a CDS encoding ABC transporter ATP-binding protein encodes MIEFRDVSKVYDGKAVVDHVSLVVEPRTICTIVGASGSGKTTLMRMVNRMTEPSSGQVLIDGEDNRSIDGPELRRRIGYVIQNHGLFPHRTVAENIATVPNLLKWERPRVEARVEELLHLFGLAPKDYAARYPHQLSGGQQQRVGVARALAAKPAILLMDEPFGALDPIIRARAQADLLAVQKATGTTVVLVTHDMEEAVHLGHRIAVMEGGRLRQCASPAEILARPADSYVEEMLGANDRAFKLLSLGTLADLVEPGAASGAPLSTDTNRRDALADLLWSNRGAAPVTDASGRLLGIVRTSALLRSAARPAS; translated from the coding sequence ATGATCGAATTTCGCGACGTCTCGAAAGTCTATGACGGCAAGGCGGTGGTGGATCACGTCAGCCTCGTGGTCGAGCCGCGCACGATCTGCACGATCGTCGGCGCCTCCGGCTCGGGCAAGACCACGCTCATGCGCATGGTCAACCGCATGACCGAGCCGAGCTCCGGCCAGGTGCTGATCGACGGCGAGGACAATCGCTCGATCGACGGGCCGGAGCTGCGCCGGCGCATCGGCTACGTCATCCAGAACCACGGGCTGTTTCCGCATCGCACCGTGGCCGAGAACATCGCGACCGTGCCCAACCTCCTAAAATGGGAGCGGCCGCGCGTCGAGGCACGCGTGGAGGAGCTTCTTCATCTCTTCGGGCTGGCGCCCAAGGACTATGCCGCGCGCTATCCGCACCAGCTCTCCGGCGGCCAGCAGCAGCGCGTCGGTGTCGCCCGCGCGCTCGCCGCCAAGCCCGCCATCCTTCTGATGGACGAGCCCTTCGGCGCGCTCGACCCGATCATCCGTGCCCGCGCGCAGGCCGATCTCCTCGCCGTGCAGAAGGCGACCGGCACGACCGTCGTCCTCGTCACCCACGACATGGAAGAGGCCGTCCATCTCGGCCATCGCATCGCCGTGATGGAAGGCGGGCGGTTGCGCCAATGCGCCTCTCCTGCCGAGATCCTGGCCCGCCCGGCCGACAGCTATGTCGAGGAGATGCTGGGCGCCAACGATCGTGCCTTCAAGCTTCTGTCGCTCGGCACGCTCGCCGATCTCGTGGAGCCGGGCGCCGCCTCCGGCGCGCCGCTCAGCACAGACACCAACCGGCGTGATGCGCTGGCCGACCTTCTCTGGTCCAACCGGGGCGCGGCGCCGGTGACCGATGCCTCGGGCCGCCTGCTCGGCATCGTGCGCACCTCGGCGCTGCTTCGCTCCGCCGCGAGGCCCGCTTCGTGA
- a CDS encoding efflux RND transporter permease subunit yields MFLTRISVGHPVFATMMMAAIVVIGLFGYSRLGVEQFPQVDLPVVVVSTTYTGASPETVESEVTRPIEQAVNTIGGVDTVSSQTYEGRSLVIVEFTLETNSGVAAQEVRDRVSRLEAGFADAVDTPQVTRFNPDDQPILSLAMSSATHSLTEITTIADQIVTKRLNVVTGVGQTAIIGGAKRQIQILLDPERMEALGVGTSAVLTAIRRENQDIAAGSLISGIDQRTVTVEGRIADVAGFERIIVASEGGAPIYLADLATLREGGAELTSRAARNGVQALGVDVVKVQGANTVEVANALRAEIGKLQAELGPQGFELAISRDNSRAISAQVSEVQRTLIEGACLTVAIVFLFLNSWRSTVITGLTLPISVIGTFAVVHAFGFTLNTMTLLALSLAIGILIDDAIVVRENITRHLAMGKSHRQAALDGTNEIGLAVLATTLSIVAVFLPVAFMGGIIGRFFLQFGVTVSVAVLISLFVSFTLDPMLSSVWYDPHAHAGAKRGPVGRLVARFDRGFERLSGAYAGIIRWSFRHRIVTVAVTLAIFVGSLMLVPRIGAEFLPEGDNGEFSVSLEAPEGSSLDYTAMKVGQVEAVLRTLPEVATTYSTINSGGSRGYNAASIAVTLKPIAERTRSTAELIEPLRPRLSRIAGLTVSLNQSSMGGGGGGGASSKPLQFSVLGESPAELKRLSDQLTTALRAIPGAIEVESSIEDEQPTLAVRVRREAASDLGITLTEIGDTLRPLVAGDAVSVWNAPDGETYDVMVRLPEEGRARAEQLRALTIATGRRDAENRPVTVALDQVADVVDSVAASSINRRDLQREVRISANVSGRALGEVTADLQKEIAKLQLPAGYRVSFGGDAENMVESTGYAVQALGLAVIFIYLILASQFGSFLQPVAIMMSLPLSLIGVLLALFATGSTLNIFSIIGFIMLMGLVTKNAILLVDYSNQARGRGLSLRDSLAEAGAVRLRPIVMTTLAMIFGMLPLALGLGEGGAQRAPMAHAVIGGLVSSTVLTLIFVPVVLTYLDGFKRRTRRFLPRSPDDPSLDQASRL; encoded by the coding sequence ATGTTCCTCACCCGCATCAGCGTCGGCCATCCCGTTTTCGCGACGATGATGATGGCGGCGATCGTCGTGATCGGCCTGTTCGGCTATTCCCGGCTGGGCGTCGAGCAGTTCCCGCAAGTGGACCTGCCAGTGGTGGTGGTCTCCACGACCTATACCGGCGCCTCGCCCGAGACGGTGGAATCGGAGGTGACGCGGCCGATCGAGCAGGCGGTGAACACGATCGGCGGCGTCGATACGGTCTCCTCGCAGACCTACGAGGGCCGCTCGCTCGTGATCGTCGAGTTCACGCTAGAGACCAATTCCGGCGTCGCGGCGCAGGAGGTGCGCGACCGCGTTTCGCGCCTGGAGGCGGGCTTCGCCGACGCGGTGGACACGCCGCAGGTCACCCGCTTCAACCCGGACGACCAGCCGATCCTCTCGCTCGCCATGTCCTCGGCCACGCATTCGCTGACCGAAATCACCACGATCGCCGACCAGATCGTCACCAAGCGGCTGAATGTCGTCACCGGCGTCGGTCAGACCGCCATTATCGGCGGCGCCAAGCGGCAGATCCAGATCCTGCTCGATCCCGAGCGCATGGAGGCGCTGGGCGTCGGCACCTCGGCGGTGCTCACCGCCATCCGGCGCGAGAACCAGGACATCGCCGCTGGCTCGCTCATTTCCGGCATCGACCAGCGCACCGTGACGGTGGAAGGGCGGATCGCCGATGTCGCCGGCTTCGAGCGCATCATCGTGGCGAGCGAGGGCGGCGCGCCGATCTATCTCGCCGACCTCGCCACCCTGCGCGAGGGCGGGGCGGAGCTGACCAGCCGCGCGGCGCGCAACGGCGTGCAGGCGCTGGGCGTCGATGTGGTGAAGGTGCAGGGCGCCAACACGGTGGAGGTCGCGAACGCGCTGCGCGCCGAAATCGGTAAGCTCCAGGCGGAGCTCGGGCCGCAGGGCTTCGAGCTCGCGATCTCGCGCGACAATTCCCGCGCCATCTCGGCCCAGGTTTCAGAAGTGCAGCGCACGCTGATCGAGGGCGCCTGCCTGACGGTCGCCATCGTCTTCCTGTTCCTCAATTCCTGGCGCTCCACGGTCATCACCGGGCTCACCCTGCCGATCTCGGTGATCGGCACGTTCGCGGTCGTTCATGCCTTCGGCTTCACGCTGAACACGATGACGCTGCTGGCGCTCTCGCTCGCCATCGGCATCCTGATCGACGACGCGATTGTGGTGCGCGAGAACATCACGCGCCATCTCGCCATGGGCAAGAGCCACCGTCAGGCGGCGCTCGACGGCACCAACGAGATCGGCCTTGCAGTTCTGGCGACGACGCTTTCGATCGTCGCCGTGTTCCTGCCCGTCGCCTTCATGGGCGGCATCATCGGGCGCTTCTTCCTCCAGTTCGGCGTCACCGTCTCGGTGGCCGTTCTCATCTCGCTCTTCGTGTCCTTCACGCTCGACCCGATGCTTTCCAGCGTCTGGTACGATCCGCACGCCCATGCGGGCGCCAAGCGCGGGCCGGTCGGCCGTCTGGTGGCGCGCTTCGACCGAGGCTTCGAGCGCCTGTCGGGCGCCTATGCCGGCATCATCCGCTGGAGCTTCCGCCATCGCATCGTGACCGTGGCAGTGACACTCGCGATCTTCGTGGGAAGCCTCATGCTGGTGCCGCGCATCGGCGCGGAGTTCCTGCCCGAGGGCGACAATGGCGAGTTCAGCGTGTCGCTGGAGGCGCCGGAAGGTTCCTCGCTCGACTACACCGCGATGAAGGTGGGCCAGGTCGAGGCCGTGCTGCGCACGCTTCCCGAGGTCGCCACCACCTATTCCACGATCAATTCCGGCGGCTCGCGCGGCTACAACGCGGCAAGCATCGCCGTGACGCTGAAGCCGATCGCGGAGCGCACGCGCTCGACCGCCGAACTGATCGAGCCGCTGCGCCCTCGCCTGTCGCGCATCGCCGGGCTTACCGTCTCGCTCAATCAGAGCTCCATGGGCGGGGGAGGCGGTGGCGGGGCTTCGTCCAAGCCGCTGCAATTCTCGGTGCTTGGCGAAAGCCCGGCCGAGCTGAAGCGGCTGTCGGACCAACTCACCACGGCGCTGCGCGCCATTCCCGGCGCGATCGAGGTGGAGTCCTCGATCGAGGACGAGCAGCCGACGCTGGCCGTGCGTGTGCGGCGCGAGGCGGCGAGCGATCTCGGCATTACGCTGACCGAGATCGGCGACACGCTGCGCCCGCTGGTGGCGGGGGATGCCGTCTCGGTCTGGAATGCGCCGGACGGCGAGACCTACGATGTCATGGTGCGCCTGCCCGAAGAAGGGCGCGCCCGCGCTGAGCAGCTTCGCGCGCTGACCATCGCCACGGGTCGGCGCGACGCCGAGAACCGCCCGGTCACCGTGGCGCTCGATCAGGTGGCCGACGTGGTGGACAGCGTGGCCGCCAGTTCCATCAACCGGCGCGACCTGCAGCGCGAGGTGCGCATTTCGGCCAACGTCTCGGGCCGGGCGTTGGGCGAGGTCACGGCCGATCTGCAAAAGGAGATTGCCAAGCTGCAGCTGCCGGCGGGCTATCGCGTCTCCTTCGGCGGCGACGCGGAGAACATGGTCGAAAGCACGGGCTACGCCGTCCAGGCGCTGGGGCTGGCGGTGATCTTCATCTATCTCATTCTCGCCTCGCAGTTCGGCTCCTTCCTCCAGCCGGTGGCGATCATGATGTCGCTGCCGCTCTCGCTGATCGGCGTGCTGCTGGCCCTCTTCGCCACGGGCTCGACGCTCAACATCTTCTCCATCATCGGCTTCATCATGCTGATGGGCCTCGTGACAAAGAACGCCATCCTCCTGGTGGACTATTCCAACCAGGCGCGGGGCAGGGGCCTGTCGCTGCGCGACAGTCTGGCGGAGGCGGGCGCGGTGCGCCTGCGGCCCATCGTGATGACGACGCTCGCCAT
- a CDS encoding ABC transporter permease produces MTRLLARLWRLALLALLLAFLVRPGLYEPLLRPLTKNGAPAIYDKGDLLALTLSHLKITGLATLAAACLAVSMAIFVTRRAGAEFLPLSRSVVNIGQTFPPVAVLALAVPGIGFGEAPTLVALFLYGLLPIFETTIAGLTGVPRPVLEAARGVGMTPWQRLVRVELPLALPLVVAGLRLSAVIGLGTATIGSTVGARTLGEVVIAGLLSDNLAFVVQGGAIVGALAVLLNDTLAWLERRLARAI; encoded by the coding sequence GTGACACGTCTTCTGGCGCGGCTCTGGCGCCTCGCCCTCCTGGCCTTGCTTCTGGCCTTTCTCGTGCGGCCCGGTCTCTACGAGCCGTTGCTGCGACCCCTGACAAAGAACGGCGCGCCGGCGATCTACGACAAGGGAGACCTTCTCGCCCTCACCCTGTCGCATCTGAAGATCACGGGCCTCGCGACGCTCGCCGCCGCCTGTCTCGCCGTCTCGATGGCGATCTTCGTCACGCGGCGCGCGGGGGCGGAGTTCCTTCCCCTGTCGCGCTCGGTGGTCAATATCGGCCAGACCTTTCCGCCCGTCGCCGTGCTGGCGCTGGCCGTGCCGGGTATCGGCTTCGGCGAGGCGCCGACCCTCGTCGCCCTTTTCCTCTACGGTCTCCTGCCGATCTTCGAGACCACGATCGCCGGTCTCACCGGCGTGCCCCGGCCGGTGCTGGAAGCGGCGCGCGGCGTCGGCATGACGCCCTGGCAGCGCCTCGTGCGCGTCGAACTCCCCCTCGCCCTGCCGCTCGTCGTCGCCGGCCTGCGCCTTTCGGCGGTGATCGGCCTCGGCACGGCGACCATCGGCTCGACGGTGGGCGCCCGCACGTTGGGCGAAGTGGTGATCGCCGGCCTCCTGTCGGACAATCTCGCCTTTGTCGTGCAGGGGGGCGCGATCGTCGGCGCCCTCGCCGTTCTCCTCAACGACACGCTCGCCTGGCTCGAACGCCGCCTCGCCCGCGCCATCTGA
- a CDS encoding efflux RND transporter periplasmic adaptor subunit — protein MAGRLRTGLIVLLLAGGVAGAIGWSRAREVSPAAPQAAAATVAPPQSVELAGAEVAKVAPQTLTRTVRVSGSAEPRRVGAVNAQVSGQLAEVGAEVGQEVEAGEVIARFDTVVLRSALAAQEATLEAKQAQRRLAASTLERSRRLGSAGISSEATLLQAEAELLGLEAEVRGLEAGVADARKSLSDAEVKAPFAGIVSERSVEPGQSVPVNTQLFKVVDLSEMEIEALVPTSRIADVRLGQTAHMRVEGSSGRMVEARVTRIAPVAVAGSRAVRVYLSVPNGEGLLRGGLFATGEVEVESFPDVIALPAGAIRRDEEGAFVLAARSGRLHRQPVQLGADFADRGLVEVARGVAEGDVVVTAPLPDLKPDVEVSIADLG, from the coding sequence ATGGCCGGCAGGCTCCGCACAGGTCTGATCGTTCTTCTTCTCGCCGGCGGCGTCGCTGGGGCGATCGGCTGGAGCCGCGCGCGCGAGGTGTCGCCGGCCGCGCCCCAGGCGGCGGCCGCGACGGTGGCGCCGCCGCAGAGCGTTGAATTGGCCGGTGCGGAGGTCGCCAAGGTCGCGCCGCAGACGCTGACCCGCACGGTGCGCGTGTCCGGCTCGGCGGAGCCCCGGCGCGTCGGCGCCGTCAACGCGCAGGTCTCCGGGCAGTTGGCCGAAGTCGGCGCCGAGGTGGGGCAGGAGGTCGAGGCCGGCGAGGTGATCGCACGCTTCGACACGGTGGTGCTGCGGTCCGCGCTCGCCGCGCAGGAGGCGACGCTGGAAGCCAAGCAGGCGCAGAGGCGGCTTGCGGCCTCGACGCTGGAGCGCAGCCGGCGGCTCGGCTCGGCGGGCATCTCCTCCGAGGCGACGCTGCTGCAGGCCGAGGCCGAGCTTCTGGGGCTGGAGGCCGAGGTGCGCGGGCTGGAAGCGGGCGTCGCCGACGCCCGCAAGTCGCTGAGCGATGCCGAGGTCAAGGCGCCCTTTGCCGGCATCGTGTCGGAGCGCTCGGTGGAGCCGGGGCAGAGCGTGCCGGTCAACACCCAGCTCTTCAAGGTCGTGGACCTCAGCGAGATGGAGATCGAGGCGCTGGTGCCGACCAGCCGGATCGCCGACGTGCGCCTCGGCCAGACCGCCCATATGCGGGTCGAGGGCTCTTCCGGCCGGATGGTGGAGGCGCGCGTTACGCGCATCGCGCCGGTCGCCGTCGCCGGCTCGCGCGCCGTGCGCGTTTATCTCAGCGTGCCCAACGGCGAAGGTCTCCTGCGCGGCGGCCTCTTCGCCACGGGCGAGGTCGAGGTCGAGTCCTTTCCCGACGTGATCGCGCTTCCCGCCGGGGCCATCCGGCGCGACGAGGAGGGCGCCTTCGTTCTCGCCGCGCGGAGCGGCCGACTCCATCGTCAGCCCGTGCAACTCGGCGCGGACTTCGCCGACCGGGGTCTGGTGGAGGTGGCGCGCGGCGTGGCGGAGGGCGACGTCGTCGTCACCGCGCCGCTGCCTGATCTCAAGCCCGACGTGGAAGTCTCCATCGCGGATTTGGGTTAA
- a CDS encoding ABC transporter permease translates to MASLEAEIRETARAPARGPDRLGLLLVGLGAVALAVLPFATFRANRIVPGQGRGLFEAIAPSFAWPLALALGLVALVALWRSPPVLRLVAALAGLGLVLVGLGLAPAHLTPAGNTYARVAPGSGFWLLVFALALLATDALARLRPPPLLRVALLAAAALALFVLFRLGLWDDLSVMKEYRPRADAFARELGTHAVLALGSLLAAVAVGLPLGILCHRAAVLREPVLGLLNIVQTIPSIALFGLLIVPLGWVALNVPGARTLGIAGIGAAPALVALFLYSLLPMVANTVAGLAAVPFAAHDAARGLGMTAGQRLFRVELPLALPVILTGVRITLVQNIGLATVAALIGGGGLGVFVFQGLGQTAMDLVLLGALPTVALAFSAAVLLDAAVELVQIPQTQGSSA, encoded by the coding sequence ATGGCATCCCTGGAGGCGGAGATACGCGAGACCGCCCGTGCCCCCGCGCGCGGCCCCGACAGGCTCGGCCTTCTCCTGGTCGGCCTCGGCGCCGTGGCGCTCGCGGTTCTGCCCTTCGCCACCTTTCGCGCCAATCGCATCGTGCCCGGCCAGGGGCGTGGCTTGTTCGAAGCGATCGCGCCCTCCTTCGCCTGGCCCCTCGCTCTGGCGCTCGGCCTCGTCGCCCTTGTGGCGCTCTGGCGCAGCCCGCCGGTTCTTCGCCTCGTGGCGGCGCTGGCGGGTCTCGGTCTGGTGCTGGTCGGGCTGGGCCTCGCGCCGGCGCATCTGACACCCGCCGGCAACACCTATGCCCGCGTCGCGCCCGGTTCGGGCTTCTGGCTGCTCGTCTTCGCCCTGGCTCTGCTGGCGACCGACGCCTTGGCGCGGCTGCGCCCGCCACCGCTTCTGCGCGTCGCTCTGCTCGCCGCCGCCGCGCTCGCGCTTTTCGTTCTGTTCCGGCTCGGCCTGTGGGACGATCTGTCGGTGATGAAGGAGTATCGCCCGCGCGCCGACGCCTTCGCGCGCGAACTCGGCACCCATGCGGTTCTGGCGCTCGGCTCGCTTCTGGCGGCGGTCGCGGTCGGCCTGCCGCTCGGCATTCTCTGCCACCGCGCCGCCGTGCTGCGCGAGCCCGTGCTCGGTCTTCTCAACATCGTTCAGACCATTCCCTCCATCGCCTTGTTCGGCCTCCTGATCGTGCCGCTCGGCTGGGTGGCGTTGAACGTGCCGGGCGCGCGGACGCTCGGCATTGCCGGCATCGGCGCGGCGCCCGCCCTCGTGGCGCTGTTTCTCTATTCCCTCCTGCCGATGGTGGCGAACACCGTCGCGGGCCTCGCCGCCGTGCCCTTCGCCGCGCACGACGCGGCGCGGGGCCTCGGCATGACGGCCGGCCAGCGCCTGTTTCGCGTCGAGCTGCCGCTGGCTCTGCCGGTGATCCTGACGGGCGTGCGGATCACGCTGGTCCAGAACATCGGTCTTGCCACCGTCGCGGCGCTGATCGGCGGCGGCGGTCTCGGCGTGTTCGTGTTCCAGGGCCTCGGCCAGACGGCGATGGACCTCGTCCTTCTCGGCGCGCTGCCCACCGTCGCCCTCGCCTTCTCGGCCGCCGTCTTGCTCGATGCCGCCGTCGAGCTCGTCCAAATCCCCCAGACCCAAGGATCGTCCGCATGA
- a CDS encoding ParB/RepB/Spo0J family partition protein — MIPIARITVLNTRSRNKRQHKEIVDNIEAIGLKRPIKVRRYVEDGVERYGLICGEGRLEALRMLGEREAPAFVADSTETECLVMSLVENIARRQHRPVDLMGEIGSLQKRGYNDVEIGRKIGVSAGWVNMITTLLDRGEEKLVAAVETGLIPVSFAIDIARAGSSEAQDILTEACAAGKIKGKKVGILRRLLDRRMRTAAVRDNPLGGKLGKSRRLTVADLMQIYQREAEKQRLIAKKSDFTHAKLLFLVEALKDLLSDDGFVTLLRAEHLETMPRALAKRIAGEAA, encoded by the coding sequence ATGATCCCGATCGCGCGTATCACCGTCCTGAACACCCGATCGCGCAACAAGCGCCAGCACAAGGAGATCGTCGACAACATCGAGGCGATCGGTCTGAAGCGCCCGATCAAGGTTAGACGCTATGTCGAGGACGGGGTCGAGCGTTATGGCCTGATCTGTGGTGAGGGCCGCCTGGAAGCCCTTCGCATGCTGGGCGAGAGGGAGGCTCCAGCATTCGTTGCCGACTCAACCGAGACCGAATGCCTTGTCATGAGCCTTGTCGAGAATATCGCACGGCGGCAGCATCGACCGGTCGACCTCATGGGCGAGATCGGTAGCTTACAAAAGCGCGGTTACAACGATGTCGAGATTGGCCGCAAGATCGGGGTCTCGGCGGGTTGGGTCAACATGATCACCACGCTGCTCGATCGCGGCGAAGAAAAGCTGGTCGCGGCGGTCGAGACCGGCCTGATCCCGGTGAGCTTCGCGATCGACATCGCAAGAGCGGGTTCGTCGGAGGCGCAGGATATCCTCACGGAAGCCTGCGCTGCCGGAAAGATCAAAGGCAAGAAGGTCGGCATTCTTCGTCGGCTGCTCGATCGTCGGATGCGAACGGCAGCGGTGCGGGACAACCCTCTCGGAGGAAAGCTGGGCAAGTCCCGCCGTCTGACCGTTGCCGATCTCATGCAGATCTATCAGCGCGAAGCCGAGAAGCAGCGTCTGATCGCCAAAAAGTCCGACTTCACGCACGCCAAGCTCCTGTTCCTGGTGGAAGCGCTCAAGGACCTCCTGTCTGACGACGGGTTCGTGACACTGCTACGAGCGGAGCACTTGGAGACGATGCCGCGTGCTTTGGCGAAACGCATCGCGGGAGAAGCAGCATGA
- a CDS encoding plasmid partitioning protein RepB C-terminal domain-containing protein — MSGEKDGDDPSVNDDGGVRLGFERETIIVPLDRLVPLRTFRPGMKESRKYAQILASVKMIGLVEPPAIAPDPGHPGTYFLLDGHIRVEALKDLGQTEVECLVSTDDEGYTYNKRINRLAAVQEHKMIALAVKRGVPEELIAEALSIEVVSVRRKFRMLNGICAAAVELLKDTICPGAVFDQLRRMMPARQIEAAELMIGQNNFSVAFAKALLVATPEKQLVQLRKPKLGGASAAAAGQIARMERELASLQTQVKSVEETYSIDNLHLTVAKGYVAKLLGNARIVRWLSLHRQEYLGELQSIAEISSLAIPPIAAE; from the coding sequence ATGAGCGGGGAGAAAGACGGAGACGATCCAAGCGTCAACGACGATGGCGGTGTTCGGCTCGGTTTCGAACGTGAGACGATCATCGTTCCTCTAGACAGGTTGGTACCGTTGCGCACCTTCCGTCCAGGTATGAAGGAAAGTCGCAAATACGCTCAGATCCTCGCGTCCGTGAAGATGATCGGTCTCGTCGAGCCGCCGGCGATTGCGCCCGATCCAGGTCATCCCGGTACCTACTTCCTGCTCGATGGCCATATTCGCGTGGAAGCGCTGAAGGATCTTGGCCAGACGGAGGTCGAATGTCTCGTATCCACCGACGACGAAGGCTACACCTATAACAAGCGGATCAATCGCTTGGCCGCCGTTCAAGAGCACAAGATGATCGCGCTTGCCGTCAAGCGAGGCGTGCCTGAAGAGTTGATTGCGGAGGCGTTGAGTATCGAGGTCGTATCCGTTCGTCGCAAGTTCCGCATGCTGAACGGTATCTGTGCGGCAGCGGTTGAGTTGTTGAAGGATACGATCTGTCCTGGTGCGGTCTTCGATCAACTGCGGCGCATGATGCCGGCGCGTCAGATCGAGGCGGCCGAGCTGATGATCGGACAGAACAACTTCAGCGTCGCGTTCGCCAAAGCCCTTCTGGTCGCGACGCCTGAAAAGCAGCTCGTCCAACTCCGAAAGCCGAAACTTGGCGGCGCGTCGGCAGCCGCTGCTGGGCAAATCGCACGGATGGAACGAGAACTGGCCAGCCTGCAAACGCAGGTAAAGTCGGTTGAAGAAACCTATAGCATCGACAACCTGCACCTCACCGTCGCCAAGGGCTACGTCGCAAAGCTGCTCGGCAACGCGCGGATCGTGCGTTGGCTAAGCCTTCACCGACAGGAGTACCTGGGTGAGCTTCAGTCCATCGCTGAGATCAGTTCGCTCGCGATCCCACCGATCGCGGCAGAGTAA